The proteins below come from a single Solea solea chromosome 6, fSolSol10.1, whole genome shotgun sequence genomic window:
- the dnajc14 gene encoding dnaJ homolog subfamily C member 14 — translation MEREAAEKEMDEVTDTDEEIPGGVSTIVTESSQCEAREIDDDCDQDDKTSSHKSQDTSNSATPQDLNIGEAEICGFAEAKDDEEQVSDGFEHDGTTYYENVQAVSQEEDEIEEEQQHMNGESGWRNLGSGRRCKLKSSGSFSEQSSQSTFASTQKSNVMSSGGRHKQTRRRNHHHHQQNRGRRRTGKQLVLAFKEMLSESLSFWCISCVHMMIEIIVTLTHNCGVGVETGGMKLYNFGQRLLLKITDVHGLKADASRILNWTKCAGVEAVDKIVRSVKWVKSAALSCFRLFCALVILGSQWAKGLVVRLGGERGKRYWTAFQESKFWKRVVSQLERVQRFFRRDRYTQPSTPESPSRGGRGHSGQELERLLALVEIPENELDPFTVLGVEVHATEAELKKAYRQLAVQVHPDKNKHPRAGEAFKVLRAAWDIVSNPETRREYELKRMAATELSKSMNEFLTKLQDDLKEAMNTMMCTKCEGKHKRFEMDRDPAEARFCAECNCCHSAEEGDLWAESSMLGLRITYFACMDGKVFDITEWAGCQRIGISPDTHRVPYHISFGSKNNGNPTRHRTTSEQSTGPANPADLQDFFNRIFKGPPTDMAANGGFFPSGPPQHHPPGAGVPPFSPPPSQTGFHMPGSHRPESSETWAEGGKPPRRRKKVRKPFQR, via the exons ATGGAGAGGGAAGCAGCTGAAAAGGAGATGGATGAAGTTACAGACACTGATGAGGAGATCCCTGGTGGTGTTTCCACCATAGTGACCGAATCTAGTCAGTGTGAGGCCAGAGAGATTGATGATGACTGTGACCAGGATGACAAAACATCCAGTCACAAATCTCAGGACACCTCAAACTCTGCCACTCCACAAGACTTAAACATTGGTGAGGCAGAGATTTGTGGATTTGCAGAGGCCAAAGACGATGAAGAGCAGGTTTCAGATGGGTTTGAGCATGACGGCACCACATATTACGAGAATGTGCAGGCTGTGAGTCAAGAAGAGGATGAAAttgaggaggagcagcagcacatgAATGGAGAGTCTGGTTGGAGGAACCTGGGAAGTGGACGGAGGTGCAAACTGAAGAGCAGTGGTTCTTTTTCAGAGCAAAGCAGTCAAAGCACTTTTGCCTCCACTCAAAAAAGCAATGTGATGTCCAGTGGTGGCCGGCATAAGCAGACCCGCAGACgtaaccaccaccaccatcagcaGAACCGGGGCCGCAGGCGGACTGGCAAACAGCTTGTCTTAGCTTTCAAGGAGATGCTTTCAGAGTCTCTCAGCTTCTGGTGCATCTCCTGTGTCCACATGATGATTGAGATTATTGTCACATTAACTCACAATTGTGGAGTTGGTGTGGAAACTGGAGGAATGAAACTTTACAACTTTGGACAGCGGCTCCTTTTAAAGATCACAGATGTACATGGTTTGAAAGCAGATGCTAGTCGGATTCTCAATTGGACTAAATGTGCAGGAGTGGAAGCTGTGGATAAAATAGTTAGGTCAGTGAAGTGGGTAAAGTCAGCTGCCTTATCTTGTTTCAGACTTTTCTGTGCTTTGGTCATCCTTGGGTCACAGTGGGCAAAGGGTTTAGTGGTCCGACTTGGTGGAGAGCGTGGAAAACGCTACTGGACAGCTTTTCAGGAATCAAAGTTTTGGAAACGAGTTGTGTCTCAGCTGGAGAGAGTTCAAAGGTTTTTCAGAAGAGATCGCTACACACAACCATCGACGCCTGAGTCACcaagcagaggagggaggggccACTCAGGCCAGGAGCTGGAGAGACTTCTGGCTTTGGTTGAGATACCAGAGAATGAGCTCGACCCCTTTACAGTGCTCGGTGTGGAGGTGCACGCCACTGAGGCTGAGCTGAAGAAGGCCTACAGACAGCTGGctgtccag gtcCATCCAGACAAGAATAAACACCCACGTGCTGGAGAAGCCTTTAAAGTACTGAGGGCTGCCTGGGATATTGTCAGTAACCCAGAGACACGACGAGAATATGAGTT GAAACGCATGGCAGCGACTGAGCTCTCGAAGTCCATGAATGAGTTCCTCACTAAGCTGCAGGATGACTTGAAGGAAGCCATGAATACCATGATGTGTACCAAGTGCGAGGGCAAACACAA GCGGTTCGAGATGGATCGTGATCCAGCCGAGGCCCGTTTCTGTGCTGAATGTAACTGTTGCCATAGTGCTGAGGAGGGGGACCTGTGGGCGGAGTCAAGCATGTTGGGCCTACGCATTACTTATTTTGCCTGTATGGATGGCAAAGTCTTTGATATCACAG AGTGGGCAGGCTGTCAAAGAATAGGCATTTCTCCTGACACGCACCGTGTGCCCTATCACATTTCCTTTGGTTCAAAGAACAACGGCAACCCCACACGACACAG GACGACCTCGGAACAATCTACAGGTCCAGCCAATCCTGCTGATTTACAGGACTTCTTCAACCGCATCTTCAAAGGACCTCCTACTGACATGGCTGCCAATGGGGGCTTCTTTCCCTCAGGTCCACCTCAACATCACCCGCCTGGTGCTGGAGTGCCCCCCTTCTCTCCTCCCCCAAGCCAGACAGGATTCCACATGCCAGGGAGTCACCGGCCAGAGTCCAGCGAGACTTGGGCTGAAGGTGGCAAACCCCCCAGGCGAAGGAAGAAGGTCCGGAAACCCTTCCAGAGGTGA
- the inpp1 gene encoding inositol polyphosphate 1-phosphatase, translating to MAELLKLLLRVAEKAANVARVCRQEAPLFQLLVQEKTGDDKNKKFVQDFKTLADVVIQEMIRHDVGVQFPEMVGFIHGEESNKFENGLGENVTVTVCATEEETATLLASVLDGDHIAASLLARAIHQNPATIDTDTDSLTVPLKPSELGIWIDPIDATSQYIEGREEVLREGHLSPSGLHCALVLIGVYLRDTGEPVMGVINQPFNYKDPTDGGWRGKHFWGVSCGDLNICSLCPPKRGPERGQGLSAVLSSSEKQVVKESLTSLCGPEKLIYASGAGYKILCVIQGLADVYVLSEGSTFKWDSCAPHALLRALGGGVVDLTKRLQSSSGAQDHLTELTYHQANTECRGADRWANHGGLVAYRDCAQLRSIVDALKGKL from the exons ATGGCTGAACTCCTGAAGCTACTGCTGCGAGTGGCTGAAAAAGCAGCCAACGTGGCTCGGGTCTGCAGACAGGAGGCTCCGCTGTTTCAGCTCCTTGTTCAAGAGAAGACCGGAGATGACAAGAACAAGAAGTTTGTTCAGGACTTCAAGACACTTGCTGATGTGGTGATCCAGGAGATGATCCGGCATGACGTCGGCGTTCAG TTCCCTGAAATGGTTGGTTTCATTCACGGAGAGGAATCCAACAAGTTTGAAAATGGACTTG GAGAGAATGTGACGGTGACGGTTTGCGCGACAGAAGAGGAGACCGCGACTTTGCTGGCCTCGGTGCTGGATGGTGACCACATAGCGGCGTCTCTACTTGCTCGAGCCATCCACCAAAACCCTGCGACCATTGACACCGACACAGACAGTCTGACCGTGCCCCTAAAGCCCTCTGAGCTCGGCATCTGGATTGACCCCATAG atgCCACCAGCCAGTACATAGAGGGCCGAGAGGAGGTGCTGCGGGAGGGTCACCTGTCTCCCTCAGGTCTGCACTGTGCCTTGGTTCTGATCGGAGTTTACCTCCGGGACACAGGCGAGCCAGTCATGGGCGTCATCAACCAGCCATTTAACTACAAAGACCCAACAGATGGAGG CTGGAGGGGGAAACACTTCTGGGGTGTGTCCTGTGGTGACCTCAACATCTGCTCACTGTGTCCACCCAAACGTGGACCTGAACGGGGGCAGGGTCTCTCAGCGGTGCTCAGCTCCAGTGAGAAGCAGGTAGTCAAGGAATCCCTGACTTCACTGTGCGGCCCTGAGAAGCTGATATACGCGTCTGGAGCCGGTTACAAGATCCTGTGCGTCATTCAGGGCCTTGCCGACGTCTACGTCCTCTCAGAGGGCAGCACCTTTAAGTGGGACTCCTGCGCTCCTCACGCTTTGCTCCGAGCCCTCGGAGGAGGAGTGGTGGACCTGACGAAGAGACTGCAGTCCAGCTCTGGAGCGCAGGATCACCTGACAGAACTGACCTATCACCAGGCCAACACTGAGTGTAGAGGAGCTGACCGCTGGGCCAATCATGGAGGCCTGGTGGCTTATCGAGACTGTGCCCAGCTCCGCAGCATCGTAGACGCCCTGAAAGGCAAGTTGTAG
- the LOC131460928 gene encoding protein S100-B-like isoform X1: MEASKERMSDLESGMVTIIRIFHKYSGHKCKLKKAELKELINHEMNHFIMKIQENDTLDELFADLDQNGDLEIDFKEFITLISMVTSACHELFIPTH, encoded by the exons ATGGAG GCTTCAAAGGAGAGAATGTCAGACCTGGAGAGCGGCATGGTCACTATCATCCGGATTTTCCACAAATACTCTGGACACAAGTGCAAGTTGAAGAAAGCCGAACTTAAGGAACTTATCAACCATGAGATGAATCATTTCATAATG AAAATCCAAGAGAATGACACTCTGGATGAGCTCTTTGCTGACCTCGATCAGAATGGAGACCTGGAGATTGACTTCAAAGAGTTCATCACCCTCATCTCCATGGTTACCTCAGCATGCCACGAACTCTTCATCCCAACTCATTAA
- the LOC131460928 gene encoding protein S100-B-like isoform X2, with the protein MSDLESGMVTIIRIFHKYSGHKCKLKKAELKELINHEMNHFIMKIQENDTLDELFADLDQNGDLEIDFKEFITLISMVTSACHELFIPTH; encoded by the exons ATGTCAGACCTGGAGAGCGGCATGGTCACTATCATCCGGATTTTCCACAAATACTCTGGACACAAGTGCAAGTTGAAGAAAGCCGAACTTAAGGAACTTATCAACCATGAGATGAATCATTTCATAATG AAAATCCAAGAGAATGACACTCTGGATGAGCTCTTTGCTGACCTCGATCAGAATGGAGACCTGGAGATTGACTTCAAAGAGTTCATCACCCTCATCTCCATGGTTACCTCAGCATGCCACGAACTCTTCATCCCAACTCATTAA
- the LOC131460916 gene encoding bile acid-CoA:amino acid N-acyltransferase-like isoform X1, which yields MLRRHTMITIQHMGKVKIKPCFSLQRQLASVHRTGGAVRWMSRNRPAPLLTAAPVRAIIDEPISIKGQFLPPYSPVTFCAQLHCDDGDLWEASAHYNTKADGTVNLTRDHSVGGSYLGCEPMGLFWGLQPAPGGREGLRLRKKNVQTPYVVHISLCDGHVSPRERQSTELAAVTAERWYMAPGVKRIEIRQNGIVGTLFLPPGPGPFPAMLDLWGMGGGLPEYRSALFASRGYASLSLAYIGHKDLPGPHNSLNVGDIYFKSAFQLLQGLPQVCADRVGVIGLSFGVYLALRIATQCGVKPSCLICINGPVGSTVKLRNEDGMTEPNDIDPKYWTCDHRGYVGFREVSLPANLHPESKVKVENINCPLMYIVGEDDLSASSRENAYLIEEGLRAAGKSHLFTQLSYHGAGHLIEPPYTPNSRVSLWSVKPKKLITLWGGHLAPHAVAQEDAWKKILDFVENNLRR from the exons ATGCTGAGACGACATACGATGATAACAATACAGCACATGggaaaagtcaaaataaagcCATGTTTCAGTTTACAGAGGCAACTGGCCAGTGTGCATCGCACAGGAG GTGCAGTACGGTGGATGAGCAGAAACAGACCCGCTCCTCTGTTGACGGCTGCTCCTGTTCGTGCCATCATAGATGAACCGATCAGCATTAAAGGGCAATTCCTCCCCCCATACTCTCCAGTTACATTTTGTGCACAATTGCATTGTGATGATGGTGACCTGTGGGAGGCATCCGCCCATTATAATACAAAAGCTGATGGCACTGTCAACT TGACCAGGGATCATTCAGTCGGGGGTTCATATTTAGGCTGTGAGCCAATGGGACTCTTCTGGGGACTGCAGCCAGCTCCTGGAGGAAGAGAGGGTTTGAG actgaggaaaaaaaatgttcaaactcCATATGTCGTGCACATTTCCCTCTGTGATGGGCATGTTTCTCCTCGTGAGAGGCAGAGCACTGAGCtggctgctgtaactgctgagCGCTGGTACATGGCACCAGGCGTAAAGAGGATAGAGATTCGCCAAAATGGAATTGTGGGGACGTTATTCTTACCTCCTG GTCCTGGTCCATTTCCAGCCATGTTGGATCTGTGGGGGATGGGTGGAGGACTGCCAGAGTATCGCTCAGCCCTGTTTGCATCCAGAGGTTACGCCAGCTTATCACTCGCCTACATCGGGCACAAAGACTTACCTGGCCCACATAACTCCCTTAATGTTGGTGATATATATTTCAAG TCAGCATTCCAGCTGCTTCAAGGTCTTCCTCAGGTCTGTGCTGACAGAGTTGGGGTCATCGGTCTTTCATTTGGAGTCTACCTGGCTCTTCGAATTGCCACACAGTGCGGTGTCAAA CCATCGTGTTTGATTTGCATCAATGGGCCAGTAGGAAGCACCGTGAAGCTGCGAAACGAAGACGGCATGACTGAACCCAATGACAT tgatcCAAAATATTGGACGTGTGATCATCGAGGTTATGTCGGTTTCAGAGAAGTCTCTTTACCTGCTAATCTTCACCCAGAGAGCAAAGTCAAG gTGGAAAACATCAACTGCCCGTTAATGTACATAGTGGGAGAAGATGATCTTAGTGCTTCAAGCAGGGAGAATGCATACCTG ATTGAGGAAGGCCTGAGGGCTGCAGGTAAATCTCACCTCTTCACTCAACTGTCGTATCACGGTGCTGGGCACTTGATTGAACCGCCGTACACACCCAATTCAAGAGTGTCCCTATGGAGCGTCAAACCAAAGAAAT TAATAACTCTGTGGGGAGGTCATCTCGCACCTCACGCCGTCGCCCAGGAAGATGCCTGGAAGAAGATCCTGGATTTTGTGGAAAACAATCTAAGACGGTGA
- the LOC131460916 gene encoding bile acid-CoA:amino acid N-acyltransferase-like isoform X2: protein MSRNRPAPLLTAAPVRAIIDEPISIKGQFLPPYSPVTFCAQLHCDDGDLWEASAHYNTKADGTVNLTRDHSVGGSYLGCEPMGLFWGLQPAPGGREGLRLRKKNVQTPYVVHISLCDGHVSPRERQSTELAAVTAERWYMAPGVKRIEIRQNGIVGTLFLPPGPGPFPAMLDLWGMGGGLPEYRSALFASRGYASLSLAYIGHKDLPGPHNSLNVGDIYFKSAFQLLQGLPQVCADRVGVIGLSFGVYLALRIATQCGVKPSCLICINGPVGSTVKLRNEDGMTEPNDIDPKYWTCDHRGYVGFREVSLPANLHPESKVKVENINCPLMYIVGEDDLSASSRENAYLIEEGLRAAGKSHLFTQLSYHGAGHLIEPPYTPNSRVSLWSVKPKKLITLWGGHLAPHAVAQEDAWKKILDFVENNLRR, encoded by the exons ATGAGCAGAAACAGACCCGCTCCTCTGTTGACGGCTGCTCCTGTTCGTGCCATCATAGATGAACCGATCAGCATTAAAGGGCAATTCCTCCCCCCATACTCTCCAGTTACATTTTGTGCACAATTGCATTGTGATGATGGTGACCTGTGGGAGGCATCCGCCCATTATAATACAAAAGCTGATGGCACTGTCAACT TGACCAGGGATCATTCAGTCGGGGGTTCATATTTAGGCTGTGAGCCAATGGGACTCTTCTGGGGACTGCAGCCAGCTCCTGGAGGAAGAGAGGGTTTGAG actgaggaaaaaaaatgttcaaactcCATATGTCGTGCACATTTCCCTCTGTGATGGGCATGTTTCTCCTCGTGAGAGGCAGAGCACTGAGCtggctgctgtaactgctgagCGCTGGTACATGGCACCAGGCGTAAAGAGGATAGAGATTCGCCAAAATGGAATTGTGGGGACGTTATTCTTACCTCCTG GTCCTGGTCCATTTCCAGCCATGTTGGATCTGTGGGGGATGGGTGGAGGACTGCCAGAGTATCGCTCAGCCCTGTTTGCATCCAGAGGTTACGCCAGCTTATCACTCGCCTACATCGGGCACAAAGACTTACCTGGCCCACATAACTCCCTTAATGTTGGTGATATATATTTCAAG TCAGCATTCCAGCTGCTTCAAGGTCTTCCTCAGGTCTGTGCTGACAGAGTTGGGGTCATCGGTCTTTCATTTGGAGTCTACCTGGCTCTTCGAATTGCCACACAGTGCGGTGTCAAA CCATCGTGTTTGATTTGCATCAATGGGCCAGTAGGAAGCACCGTGAAGCTGCGAAACGAAGACGGCATGACTGAACCCAATGACAT tgatcCAAAATATTGGACGTGTGATCATCGAGGTTATGTCGGTTTCAGAGAAGTCTCTTTACCTGCTAATCTTCACCCAGAGAGCAAAGTCAAG gTGGAAAACATCAACTGCCCGTTAATGTACATAGTGGGAGAAGATGATCTTAGTGCTTCAAGCAGGGAGAATGCATACCTG ATTGAGGAAGGCCTGAGGGCTGCAGGTAAATCTCACCTCTTCACTCAACTGTCGTATCACGGTGCTGGGCACTTGATTGAACCGCCGTACACACCCAATTCAAGAGTGTCCCTATGGAGCGTCAAACCAAAGAAAT TAATAACTCTGTGGGGAGGTCATCTCGCACCTCACGCCGTCGCCCAGGAAGATGCCTGGAAGAAGATCCTGGATTTTGTGGAAAACAATCTAAGACGGTGA